Proteins co-encoded in one Gloeomargarita sp. SKYB120 genomic window:
- the fabG gene encoding 3-oxoacyl-ACP reductase FabG, with product MFSVAGRSVVVTGASRGIGKGIARVFAQQGAKVLIAARDPSKLAATAQELQEMTGGQVIAQACDVSQWEQVQELMARAEQAYGGLDILCANAGIFPQKRLEDLAPEEWDEVLATNLKGCFLCVKAAIPAFQRRGRGRVVLTSSITGPITGFPGWTHYGASKAGQLGFLRTAALELARYGVTINAVLPGNILTEGLAGLGDDYLRQMAASIPLRRLGRVEDVAYAALFLASDEVGYITGQTLVVDGGQILPESLEALQSI from the coding sequence ATGTTTTCCGTAGCGGGACGCTCGGTGGTGGTGACCGGCGCATCGCGGGGCATCGGCAAGGGCATCGCCCGCGTGTTTGCCCAGCAGGGGGCCAAGGTGCTGATCGCCGCCCGTGACCCATCCAAGTTAGCGGCTACAGCGCAGGAACTGCAGGAGATGACCGGTGGCCAGGTGATTGCCCAAGCCTGTGACGTCTCCCAGTGGGAACAGGTCCAGGAGTTGATGGCGCGGGCAGAGCAGGCATACGGTGGTCTAGATATTCTGTGCGCCAACGCGGGTATCTTTCCCCAAAAACGGTTGGAGGACCTGGCACCCGAGGAGTGGGACGAAGTCCTTGCCACGAATCTGAAGGGGTGTTTTCTCTGCGTCAAGGCGGCCATTCCCGCTTTCCAACGCCGTGGGCGCGGGCGGGTGGTTCTCACCTCCTCCATCACCGGTCCAATTACTGGCTTTCCAGGCTGGACCCATTACGGCGCCTCCAAAGCCGGACAGCTTGGCTTCCTACGCACCGCCGCCCTGGAGCTGGCCCGCTACGGCGTGACCATCAATGCTGTCTTGCCTGGGAATATTCTCACGGAGGGGTTGGCGGGCCTGGGCGACGACTACTTGCGACAAATGGCGGCCTCTATCCCCCTAAGGCGGCTCGGTCGGGTGGAAGATGTGGCCTACGCTGCTTTATTCCTGGCATCCGATGAAGTAGGCTATATCACCGGCCAGACCCTGGTCGTGGATGGGGGGCAGATATTGCCAGAATCCCTGGAAGCGCTGCAGTCCATTTGA
- the eat gene encoding ethanolamine permease, with protein sequence MRYVDVDEGYLHRRRLRKSADWLLLWGLGVGAVISGDFFGWNYGLAAGGFGGLLIATVIVAVMYLTLVFSIAELSTALPHAGGFYAFTRHAFGPTWAYINGITDLVEYVISPAVIVVGIAGYMDALIPGVPAWIWWALFYVLFVFINIRGTKLSLQVSLIVTFLALGVLVVFYGAAIFSGALSWDNLFNIQPQPGNSGFLPFGLYGVFAALPYAIWFYLAIEQLPVAAEESHDVVRDMPRALILAILTLLALSVLTLVLNVGVAGAKEVGESAAPLELGFKAVFQDAATTTVLTLISITGLVASFHAIIYAYGRVLFALSRAGYLPRGLSVVSRYHTPHYALTLGAVVGFVICILINAFSDSVGAALLNMAVFGAVISYALTLFSYIHLARTRPNLPRPYRSPLGVPGAWVGAILALICLAATFAVESYRPGVVGTVIFVVLMMGYYWFYSRFRLVARAPEEESALIAEAERELR encoded by the coding sequence GTGCGCTACGTTGACGTGGACGAGGGTTACTTGCACAGAAGGCGCCTGCGCAAGAGTGCCGACTGGCTGCTCCTGTGGGGTCTGGGGGTGGGGGCGGTCATTTCTGGAGACTTTTTCGGCTGGAATTACGGCCTAGCTGCCGGCGGGTTTGGCGGACTTCTCATTGCCACGGTTATCGTCGCAGTCATGTACCTGACTTTGGTGTTTTCCATTGCCGAGCTTTCCACAGCCCTGCCCCACGCCGGTGGTTTTTACGCCTTTACCCGTCACGCTTTCGGCCCCACCTGGGCTTACATCAATGGGATTACGGACCTGGTGGAGTATGTCATTAGCCCTGCTGTCATCGTGGTTGGAATCGCGGGGTACATGGATGCCCTGATTCCGGGAGTACCGGCCTGGATATGGTGGGCCCTCTTTTATGTGCTGTTTGTGTTTATCAACATTCGGGGCACGAAGTTATCTCTTCAAGTTTCTCTGATTGTGACCTTCTTGGCGCTGGGGGTTTTGGTCGTGTTCTACGGGGCCGCTATCTTTTCGGGAGCCTTGAGCTGGGACAATCTTTTTAATATCCAGCCCCAGCCGGGCAACTCTGGTTTTCTCCCCTTCGGCCTGTATGGGGTCTTTGCCGCGCTTCCCTATGCCATCTGGTTCTACTTGGCGATTGAGCAACTGCCGGTGGCGGCGGAGGAGTCTCACGATGTGGTGCGGGATATGCCGCGCGCGTTGATCTTGGCCATCCTGACGCTGCTGGCGCTCTCGGTGTTGACGCTTGTGCTGAATGTGGGGGTCGCGGGGGCCAAGGAGGTCGGGGAGTCGGCAGCTCCTCTGGAGTTGGGGTTTAAGGCGGTTTTTCAGGATGCTGCGACCACGACGGTTTTGACGCTGATTTCGATTACCGGTCTAGTGGCCAGCTTCCACGCGATTATTTACGCCTATGGGCGGGTGCTTTTTGCGCTCTCGCGGGCGGGCTACCTGCCCAGGGGGCTGTCGGTCGTCAGCCGCTACCATACGCCCCACTATGCCCTGACGCTCGGCGCAGTGGTGGGGTTTGTCATTTGCATCTTGATTAACGCCTTTTCCGACAGTGTGGGCGCAGCCTTGTTGAATATGGCGGTTTTCGGCGCTGTGATTTCCTATGCTCTGACCCTGTTTTCCTACATTCATTTGGCCCGCACCCGCCCCAACCTGCCGAGACCCTACCGAAGCCCGCTGGGTGTGCCAGGCGCCTGGGTCGGTGCCATCTTGGCGTTGATTTGTCTGGCGGCGACATTCGCGGTCGAGAGCTACCGTCCTGGGGTGGTGGGAACAGTCATTTTTGTGGTGCTCATGATGGGATACTACTGGTTCTATAGCCGTTTCCGGCTGGTGGCCCGAGCGCCGGAGGAAGAGAGTGCGCTGATTGCCGAAGCGGAACGGGAACTGCGCTAA
- a CDS encoding phosphotransferase, whose protein sequence is MGVLYSDDFIAAFKQGVEQLAPLWGLSPQTQVRLLTVSENATFRADDLERDTPVIFRVYRPGYHTRDEIESEFIWIEALRAEGIVTTPEPLRTREGSYLASFVHAGTERYVAAFSFLQGKEPNPEDEQDLTKAFGVLGEISARLHAHAKSWHPPANFVRKTWDFSTTIGERPHWGPWQAALGLEPEGAAILRRCIGVLQRRVAAYGMTPDRFGLIHADLRVTNLLVDGDQIGVIDFDDCGFGWFIYDFAAAVSFLEHKPYIPLLAEAWLEGYRRVAPVAPEDVDMIPDFVMLRRIMLTAWIAGHSETPSAREAGLAAYTQGTIELAERYLSTR, encoded by the coding sequence ATGGGTGTGCTCTACAGTGATGATTTCATTGCCGCCTTCAAGCAGGGGGTTGAACAACTCGCGCCTTTGTGGGGGCTTTCACCCCAAACGCAGGTGCGTCTCCTAACCGTTTCGGAAAATGCCACGTTTCGTGCCGACGACCTGGAGCGGGATACACCGGTCATTTTCCGGGTTTACCGGCCCGGTTACCACACCCGCGATGAAATTGAATCGGAATTTATCTGGATTGAAGCCTTGCGGGCAGAGGGCATTGTGACGACGCCGGAACCCTTGCGCACGCGGGAGGGGAGTTACCTCGCTTCGTTCGTCCATGCGGGTACGGAACGGTATGTCGCTGCATTTAGTTTTCTCCAGGGCAAAGAGCCGAATCCTGAAGACGAGCAGGATTTGACCAAAGCGTTTGGGGTTTTGGGTGAAATTAGCGCTCGCCTGCATGCCCACGCCAAGTCCTGGCATCCTCCCGCCAACTTTGTCCGCAAGACATGGGATTTTTCCACGACCATCGGCGAGCGTCCCCACTGGGGACCCTGGCAAGCTGCGTTGGGTCTGGAGCCAGAGGGGGCAGCCATTTTGCGTCGCTGTATTGGCGTCCTGCAGCGGCGCGTGGCGGCCTACGGGATGACACCGGACCGTTTCGGGCTGATCCACGCCGATTTGCGGGTAACCAACCTGCTGGTGGACGGGGACCAGATTGGCGTGATTGACTTCGACGACTGTGGCTTTGGCTGGTTCATTTACGACTTTGCTGCTGCTGTGAGTTTTCTGGAGCACAAGCCCTACATCCCGTTGTTGGCGGAGGCGTGGTTGGAGGGCTACCGTCGAGTTGCTCCTGTCGCCCCTGAGGACGTGGACATGATTCCCGATTTTGTGATGTTGCGCCGCATCATGTTGACGGCCTGGATTGCGGGTCACAGTGAAACCCCTTCGGCGCGCGAGGCGGGGTTAGCCGCCTACACCCAGGGGACTATCGAGCTGGCGGAGCGCTACCTGAGCACACGTTAG
- a CDS encoding aminotransferase class III-fold pyridoxal phosphate-dependent enzyme, which yields MTTVPCVTTDTTSPLLARRLANAGAASILFYDKPLELVRGQGAWLEAADGTLYLDAYNNVPSVGHCHPKVVAAIAEQTAKLAIHSRYLHEIVESYLERLKATFPSNLANIVLCCTASEANDLAMRIAMRATGRRGFIITENAYHGSTLATIDISPALWKRRGPPAYVRLVPPPSRRAYGDDITGGFTAAVAQAAAALEADGLGLAAFICDSIFSSDGVLADPPGFLGPVVETVRAAGGLYIADEVQSGFGRTGAGMWGFQRHGVQPDMVTMGKAMGNGYPVAGLAVRPELLSQLCEDIVYFNTYAGNPVAAAAGLAVLDVIEQEKLIDNAAHQGAVLLAGIRDIVAGNPLIAEVRGAGFFIGVEFAGVEAPARVKAMVEGLRQRRVLIGTTGRHGESLKIRPPLCFSDKEVATFLAAFADALAEVTAAPNSPRTEPVPI from the coding sequence ATGACAACAGTTCCCTGCGTCACTACAGATACAACATCGCCTTTGCTGGCGCGTCGTTTAGCCAATGCTGGGGCGGCTTCTATCCTGTTTTACGACAAACCCTTAGAACTAGTGCGTGGGCAGGGAGCTTGGCTCGAAGCGGCGGATGGGACGCTTTACCTGGATGCCTATAACAATGTGCCGTCGGTTGGCCACTGTCACCCCAAAGTTGTGGCGGCCATCGCCGAGCAGACGGCAAAGCTAGCGATTCACAGTCGTTATCTGCACGAGATTGTCGAGTCCTATCTTGAGCGGCTCAAGGCCACCTTCCCTAGCAACCTTGCCAATATTGTGCTCTGCTGCACGGCCAGCGAAGCAAACGACCTGGCCATGCGAATTGCGATGCGCGCCACAGGGAGGCGGGGTTTCATCATCACCGAGAATGCCTACCACGGCAGCACGCTGGCCACGATCGACATTTCGCCCGCCCTGTGGAAACGGCGCGGTCCACCGGCTTACGTGCGCCTGGTTCCCCCACCGTCTCGGAGGGCTTACGGTGATGACATTACAGGTGGGTTTACGGCGGCTGTCGCTCAAGCAGCAGCAGCACTGGAAGCGGATGGATTGGGCTTGGCTGCCTTTATTTGTGACTCGATTTTTTCCAGCGATGGCGTGCTGGCGGACCCACCTGGGTTTCTCGGGCCGGTGGTTGAGACAGTACGGGCGGCTGGAGGTCTCTACATTGCCGATGAAGTACAATCCGGCTTTGGCCGCACCGGCGCCGGTATGTGGGGGTTTCAACGCCATGGCGTACAGCCTGATATGGTGACGATGGGGAAGGCCATGGGAAATGGCTACCCAGTCGCGGGTTTGGCTGTGAGACCCGAGTTGCTGTCTCAACTTTGTGAAGACATTGTGTATTTCAACACCTACGCCGGTAATCCGGTTGCGGCAGCGGCTGGGTTGGCCGTGCTCGACGTGATTGAACAGGAGAAGCTGATAGACAACGCGGCGCACCAAGGCGCTGTCTTGCTTGCCGGGATTCGCGACATCGTGGCGGGAAACCCCTTGATTGCCGAAGTCCGGGGCGCTGGTTTTTTCATTGGCGTTGAGTTTGCCGGCGTGGAAGCGCCAGCACGTGTGAAAGCGATGGTTGAGGGGTTGCGGCAGCGGCGAGTGCTTATTGGAACGACAGGACGTCACGGTGAGTCGCTGAAAATCCGGCCGCCACTTTGTTTCTCTGACAAAGAAGTAGCCACCTTCTTGGCAGCGTTTGCTGATGCGCTGGCTGAAGTGACGGCTGCACCTAACAGCCCAAGAACTGAACCGGTTCCTATCTGA
- a CDS encoding histidine phosphatase family protein, whose product MTTGTRLLLTRHGESTYNAQSLIQGRSDAALLTERGRVMAIQTGQMLQGVPIDHIYVSPLRRALETAQLFNLAGVPITPTPDLLEIDLAAWEGLPHETVRVQFPEDYRRWRTNPAEFVMNGRYPLLELLSQAERLTQTLTTQHQGQTVLGVGHATINRMWLVQLLGLQPADYFRLQQSNCGVSIVNLQGDQVQLEALNLVFHTGSLFPKSKGGTRIYLVRHGETDWNRQGQFQGQKDIPLNDQGQRQAQQTRQLLADVPLDFAVSSPLRRARQTAEIILQSHPGVALELLPDLQEISHGLWEGKFHHQVEAEFPGMLAAWHRHPETVQMPQGENLYQVWERAGRAWHKIITRYEGQHGLVVAHDAINKAILCQLFHLGPERFWLFKQGNGAVSVIDYPEGASGPPVLQMLNLTRTDGFFDQTAAGAL is encoded by the coding sequence ATGACCACTGGCACCCGTCTCCTGCTCACCCGTCACGGCGAAAGCACCTACAACGCCCAGTCCCTCATCCAAGGTCGTTCGGATGCGGCGCTACTCACCGAGCGGGGACGGGTCATGGCCATCCAAACCGGCCAGATGCTCCAGGGGGTCCCGATTGACCATATTTACGTCAGCCCCCTACGACGCGCCCTAGAGACCGCCCAGTTGTTCAACTTAGCTGGGGTGCCTATCACGCCGACGCCTGACCTGCTGGAGATTGACCTGGCCGCCTGGGAAGGGTTGCCCCACGAAACGGTGCGTGTCCAATTTCCCGAGGACTACCGGCGCTGGCGCACCAATCCGGCGGAATTCGTGATGAATGGCCGCTACCCGCTCCTGGAATTGCTCAGCCAGGCGGAACGCTTGACCCAAACGCTCACGACCCAGCACCAGGGGCAAACGGTGTTAGGGGTTGGTCATGCCACGATCAACCGCATGTGGCTGGTGCAACTCCTAGGACTCCAACCGGCGGACTATTTCCGGCTGCAACAGAGCAACTGCGGGGTGAGCATCGTCAATCTCCAGGGGGATCAGGTGCAATTGGAAGCCCTGAACCTAGTCTTTCACACCGGCAGCCTATTTCCCAAGTCCAAGGGCGGCACGCGGATTTACCTGGTGCGGCACGGGGAAACCGACTGGAATCGCCAGGGCCAGTTTCAAGGGCAGAAGGACATTCCCCTGAACGACCAGGGCCAGCGCCAGGCCCAACAGACCCGCCAACTCCTCGCCGATGTCCCCCTTGATTTCGCAGTGAGCAGTCCCCTGCGTCGGGCACGGCAAACGGCGGAGATCATTCTCCAATCTCACCCCGGTGTTGCCTTGGAACTCCTACCCGACCTGCAGGAAATTAGCCACGGGTTATGGGAAGGCAAGTTTCACCACCAGGTGGAAGCGGAATTTCCGGGGATGCTGGCCGCCTGGCATCGCCATCCCGAAACGGTGCAAATGCCCCAGGGCGAAAATCTCTATCAAGTCTGGGAACGGGCCGGACGGGCCTGGCACAAAATCATTACCCGCTACGAAGGACAGCACGGGCTGGTGGTGGCCCATGACGCGATTAACAAGGCCATCCTGTGCCAGTTGTTTCACTTGGGGCCGGAGCGATTTTGGTTATTCAAGCAGGGCAACGGCGCAGTTAGCGTGATTGATTACCCCGAAGGCGCTAGTGGTCCACCCGTTTTGCAGATGCTGAATCTCACCCGCACCGATGGCTTTTTCGACCAGACAGCAGCCGGTGCTTTATAG
- the rplL gene encoding 50S ribosomal protein L7/L12, producing MSAKTDAILEELKSLTLLEAAELVKKIEETFGVSAAAPVGGMVMAAAPAAAAGAPAAAPAPEPVEEQTEFSVILEAVPADKKIAILKVVRELTGLGLKEAKDLVEAAPKPVKEGIPKEEAEKIKAKLVEAGATVAVK from the coding sequence ATGTCTGCTAAAACTGATGCCATTTTGGAAGAGTTGAAAAGCTTAACGCTGCTGGAGGCGGCGGAACTGGTCAAGAAAATTGAAGAAACCTTTGGGGTGAGCGCCGCTGCTCCGGTAGGGGGCATGGTCATGGCCGCTGCTCCCGCTGCCGCTGCTGGTGCTCCCGCCGCTGCCCCCGCTCCCGAACCGGTGGAGGAGCAAACCGAATTCAGCGTGATTCTGGAAGCGGTGCCCGCCGACAAGAAGATTGCTATCTTGAAGGTGGTGCGGGAGTTGACTGGCCTGGGGCTCAAAGAGGCCAAAGACCTGGTGGAAGCGGCTCCCAAACCCGTCAAGGAGGGCATCCCCAAGGAAGAAGCCGAGAAAATCAAGGCCAAGCTGGTCGAGGCTGGTGCTACAGTAGCGGTGAAGTAA
- the rplJ gene encoding 50S ribosomal protein L10 — MGRTLAQKQAIVADLKKTLDQAQMTLVIDYQGLTVAEMTDLRRRLRPTGTVCKVTKNTLMRLAIRDNPTWQPMERFLKGPNAFLLIRDDLPGAVKAYQEFQKTTKKTELRGAVMEGQALDEQGLKAVLDLPPKEVLMAKVAGMLKMLPTQLATALHAVPTQLATGINEVPASLGRVLQAVVQQKEAAGS; from the coding sequence ATGGGACGAACCCTAGCGCAAAAACAGGCCATTGTTGCTGACTTAAAAAAGACCCTGGACCAAGCCCAGATGACGCTAGTGATTGATTACCAGGGGTTGACGGTGGCGGAGATGACCGACCTGCGCCGGCGCCTCCGACCCACCGGCACTGTCTGCAAGGTCACCAAAAACACCTTGATGCGCCTAGCTATCCGGGACAATCCCACCTGGCAGCCGATGGAGCGGTTCCTGAAGGGACCCAACGCCTTCTTGCTGATCCGGGACGATTTGCCTGGCGCGGTCAAAGCCTATCAAGAGTTCCAAAAAACCACCAAAAAGACAGAATTGCGGGGCGCAGTGATGGAGGGGCAAGCCCTGGACGAACAGGGCCTCAAAGCCGTGCTTGACCTGCCCCCGAAAGAGGTGTTGATGGCCAAGGTGGCGGGCATGCTCAAAATGCTGCCCACCCAACTGGCCACAGCGCTCCACGCCGTCCCCACCCAACTGGCGACGGGGATCAACGAAGTGCCCGCTTCTTTGGGGCGGGTGCTCCAGGCGGTCGTCCAGCAAAAGGAAGCCGCCGGTTCCTAG
- the rplA gene encoding 50S ribosomal protein L1 codes for MKKHSKRFQALLAKVEPRPYEPKEAIALLKETATAKFPESAEAHIRLGIDPKFNDQQLRATVTLPKGTGQTVRVAVIARGEKVAEAQAAGADVYGSEELIEEIAGGRLDFDKLIATPDIMPKVAKLGKLLGPKGLMPSPKGGTVTFDLAAAIKEFKAGKLEYRADRSGIVHVLFGKASFAVEDLLVNLKALQESIDRNRPPGAKGRYWRSLFISATMGPGIEVDFNLLREMKLAEA; via the coding sequence ATGAAGAAACACTCCAAGCGGTTTCAGGCGCTGCTAGCCAAGGTGGAGCCGCGACCTTACGAGCCCAAAGAAGCGATTGCCCTGCTTAAGGAGACGGCGACGGCTAAGTTTCCCGAAAGCGCCGAAGCCCATATCCGGCTGGGCATTGACCCCAAGTTCAACGACCAGCAGTTGCGGGCGACGGTGACGCTTCCCAAGGGCACGGGGCAAACGGTGCGGGTGGCGGTCATTGCGCGCGGGGAAAAAGTTGCGGAGGCCCAGGCGGCGGGAGCCGATGTCTATGGGTCTGAAGAACTCATCGAAGAGATTGCCGGAGGGCGCTTGGATTTCGATAAGCTGATTGCCACACCGGACATCATGCCCAAGGTGGCCAAGCTAGGGAAACTGTTGGGGCCGAAGGGATTGATGCCCTCGCCTAAAGGGGGAACGGTGACCTTCGACCTGGCTGCAGCTATTAAAGAGTTCAAAGCAGGGAAATTGGAGTACCGGGCGGACCGCTCCGGGATCGTCCATGTCCTATTCGGCAAGGCTTCTTTTGCGGTTGAGGATTTGCTGGTCAATCTCAAGGCATTGCAGGAGTCGATTGACCGCAACCGACCGCCGGGCGCCAAGGGCCGTTACTGGCGCAGTCTCTTTATTTCCGCCACGATGGGACCGGGGATTGAAGTGGACTTCAACCTGTTGCGGGAGATGAAACTGGCGGAGGCGTAA